One stretch of Bacteroidota bacterium DNA includes these proteins:
- a CDS encoding T9SS type A sorting domain-containing protein: MKNLFQASLLLLVTIAFLFTNGYGQIPQGKWTFDNASNLTAAVPGQGKDLVLVGSDSAVAGPLAGNGAVRIPKGSYFKLIHGIAPNGGGTGAAVRVNEYSMMIDFKLLDNTKWYTFYQTDTTNANDGELFIKPNTGEVGNGSTGYSATGVKDTLWHRLVVSVKNGTKYDTYLDGVLLKTGTPQNIDSSRWALESFLLMFADNDGDDGTMDVAELAIWNRPLTTDEISEMGTPIPVKRTSKWTFDDPANHIVVAPGFGKDLVLVGKDSTISGPSPGNGAVRVPKGSYYKLTHKFRPNGGGGDSLHRVNEYSIMVDFKIPDLTKWYNFFQTNPSNTDDGDCFIKKTAGTIGTTATGYSTTAVTVNEWHRFVVSIKNGTQHNYYLDGQLLYAGTALAIDGRFALDSLLLMFGDDDGDDGDIDVAEMRMWNYPLTAGEVTALGKVFVDTVSIARWTFDDPLKLIAAVPGFGKDLVRGGLAKDTVVPGPSIGNGAVRVPKGSYYKLTHGFKSNGGGADSLHRVNAYSLMIDFRLPDNTKWYTFFQTNPSNADDGDCFIKPNTGVIGTSSTGYSATGVTDKTWHRFVVAIQNGTQHNYYLDGKLLYAGTALAIDGRFALDSLLLMFGDDDGDDGDIDVAEIQMWNYPLSAAEVTKLGKVFSDQVTFQVNMKVQMKLKKFDKAKDTVVVRGGGSFYNVWGKGNANKLTDADGDSIFTGTFGLPGAPLLLQYKFVMNGPSIGGDRWEAGDDRKDSIPATPMIMPLTWFDKDSTTQYSDNFITFQVNMKKQMRFAKFDNAKDSVVVRGDFNGWGGNTHLLTDPNTDSIYTGTYNITSVKKIIYKFVIHKTSGDTWPSSPDRVDSTLNGTPKTLPVVWFNNDSVLTSIRRDENAIATTYELFQNYPNPFNPATRIDFSILVDGLVTLKVYNILGQEVATIVNQELQAGVHHATFDGSKLTSGVYFYKVEAGTFTSIKKMMLLK; encoded by the coding sequence ATGAAAAATCTGTTTCAGGCATCCTTGCTATTGCTTGTCACAATAGCGTTCCTATTCACAAATGGATATGGGCAAATACCCCAAGGGAAATGGACATTCGATAATGCATCAAATCTCACCGCCGCTGTTCCTGGCCAAGGAAAAGATCTCGTGCTTGTCGGATCTGATTCCGCAGTTGCAGGACCGCTTGCCGGCAACGGGGCGGTACGAATTCCGAAAGGAAGTTATTTTAAACTCATTCATGGAATTGCACCAAACGGCGGTGGTACCGGAGCGGCGGTACGTGTGAATGAATATTCCATGATGATTGATTTTAAGCTTTTGGACAATACGAAATGGTATACGTTTTATCAAACGGATACAACGAATGCGAACGACGGCGAATTATTTATTAAACCCAATACTGGAGAAGTTGGTAACGGTTCTACAGGATATTCAGCGACGGGGGTGAAAGATACACTATGGCATCGGCTTGTCGTTTCCGTAAAAAATGGGACTAAATATGATACCTATTTAGATGGAGTTCTTTTAAAAACTGGAACACCTCAAAATATCGATAGCAGCCGATGGGCGCTCGAGAGCTTTTTGTTAATGTTCGCTGATAATGATGGTGATGATGGTACAATGGACGTTGCAGAACTTGCCATCTGGAATCGTCCATTAACAACGGATGAAATCTCAGAAATGGGAACACCGATACCGGTAAAGCGGACATCGAAATGGACATTTGACGATCCAGCCAATCATATCGTTGTTGCACCTGGTTTCGGAAAAGACCTTGTACTTGTTGGTAAAGACTCTACAATCAGCGGACCAAGTCCTGGAAATGGTGCTGTGCGAGTGCCGAAAGGAAGTTATTACAAATTAACACATAAATTTCGTCCAAACGGCGGTGGTGGAGATTCTCTGCATCGCGTTAACGAATACTCGATCATGGTTGATTTCAAAATTCCGGATCTGACAAAATGGTATAATTTCTTCCAAACAAATCCGAGCAATACGGATGATGGAGATTGCTTTATTAAAAAAACAGCAGGCACGATTGGAACAACAGCTACAGGATATTCAACCACAGCTGTTACAGTGAATGAATGGCACAGATTTGTTGTTTCAATAAAAAATGGTACGCAGCATAATTACTATCTCGACGGTCAATTGTTATATGCCGGAACTGCTTTAGCAATCGATGGCAGATTTGCTCTCGATAGTCTCTTGTTAATGTTCGGCGATGATGATGGTGATGATGGAGATATCGACGTTGCTGAAATGAGAATGTGGAACTATCCATTAACAGCCGGTGAAGTGACCGCTCTTGGGAAAGTGTTTGTTGATACCGTTTCAATTGCACGATGGACATTTGATGATCCATTAAAACTCATTGCTGCCGTTCCCGGTTTTGGTAAAGATCTTGTCCGTGGTGGTCTTGCGAAAGACACTGTGGTTCCCGGTCCCAGCATTGGCAACGGAGCAGTGAGAGTTCCAAAAGGAAGTTATTATAAATTAACGCACGGATTTAAATCCAATGGCGGAGGTGCAGATTCTCTTCACAGAGTGAATGCCTATTCACTGATGATAGATTTTAGACTTCCTGATAATACAAAATGGTACACGTTCTTCCAAACAAATCCAAGCAATGCAGATGATGGCGATTGTTTTATTAAACCAAATACGGGAGTCATTGGTACATCATCCACGGGATATTCGGCAACGGGTGTCACCGACAAAACATGGCATAGATTTGTTGTAGCCATCCAAAATGGTACGCAGCATAATTATTATTTAGATGGAAAACTATTATATGCCGGAACAGCGCTGGCAATCGACGGTAGATTTGCGCTCGACAGTCTATTATTAATGTTCGGCGATGATGATGGTGATGATGGTGATATTGATGTCGCCGAAATTCAAATGTGGAATTATCCCTTATCTGCCGCTGAAGTTACCAAACTTGGAAAAGTATTTTCAGACCAAGTGACGTTCCAGGTAAATATGAAAGTGCAGATGAAACTGAAAAAATTTGATAAAGCAAAAGATACCGTTGTTGTTCGCGGTGGTGGATCATTCTATAACGTATGGGGTAAGGGTAATGCTAATAAATTAACCGATGCCGACGGTGATAGTATCTTCACCGGAACATTTGGCTTACCTGGTGCTCCATTATTACTTCAATATAAATTCGTGATGAATGGTCCTTCCATTGGTGGAGATCGTTGGGAAGCAGGGGATGATCGTAAAGATTCCATTCCGGCTACACCAATGATCATGCCGTTAACATGGTTCGATAAAGACAGCACCACGCAGTACTCAGACAACTTCATCACGTTCCAAGTGAACATGAAGAAGCAGATGAGATTTGCAAAATTTGATAACGCAAAAGACTCAGTAGTTGTGCGAGGAGATTTTAATGGTTGGGGTGGCAATACACACTTGTTGACCGATCCGAACACGGATAGTATCTATACCGGCACCTATAATATCACCTCAGTGAAAAAAATCATCTATAAATTCGTTATCCACAAAACATCAGGCGATACATGGCCCAGCAGTCCAGATCGGGTCGATTCAACACTAAACGGAACTCCAAAAACGTTGCCGGTGGTTTGGTTTAACAACGACAGCGTATTAACAAGTATTCGCCGTGATGAAAATGCAATTGCCACAACCTATGAATTGTTCCAAAACTATCCCAATCCTTTTAACCCTGCAACGAGGATCGATTTTTCAATTCTCGTTGATGGATTGGTAACGTTGAAGGTCTATAATATTCTGGGACAAGAAGTTGCGACGATTGTCAATCAGGAATTGCAAGCCGGTGTGCATCATGCCACATTCGACGGAAGCAAACTGACGAGTGGAGTATACTTCTATAAGGTGGAGGCAGGTACATTTACATCCATTAAGAAAATGATGTTATTGAAATAA
- a CDS encoding carboxypeptidase regulatory-like domain-containing protein, with protein sequence MAKIINTRLIMCTMLFLLFGNNAVLSQSSIVLFPTQDEIQKVRLFFGTNKNIVFSWSAPSANLRLKIGSLSGYYNIKSLSVKGVSQNIRPDSISLPIGRYYAIVTNSDSSTLSGIQSQNVSNSAIVYSNQVEFIVESQTPPSSLGPIGNETSNTPLFQWTSVPGVPAYMVLLSKTPFQVTRDPATNELSVVGASLVWRYITTNTSSIYGSTNTSSRFVNIVPAPLIPGNEYNYTILNVYDPENPAYASDVFGGVVSFKYVGVQSISPPLLREPVDNAVLENLDLLTFRWDPVANANVYTVYLFKRTVSTSGAKQEIDVPFSNVAVSSNALVDFPAKLNLTDGKYVWYVSASDANGNGNASKTFAFNYSVDMGVVRFEALTTESSTNNNLVGYEVRAKAINGGVTPGNAFVTVNDRYMVDSLVTGTYQITCVKQGYVDTTIVVAITNNGTTSSPISLSFQMRPYPSTISGTVTDQSGKSIGAANVKLINQLTNAEKNIVSSSNGQFSISTENGTYALQASKAGFLASTKTSVTVSRGEQKVLTTPLAMTLDQATANGTVVNDIGAAITLATVTATQGSSSIVTTTNAAGTYSLTLTSGAWSIAASKDGFVVPAPKQLQLSANQTQQVENIVLLPNANTINGSVYELITQNDQTGSAPLENTVVSATPSVGTIVTAVTNSQGQFSLSLKQGSYRIVATRTSYTIASGTLQQYDITVGVGQTVTGINFSMRANPSSISGIVSFPDGTPISGAQTSIANVATVLSKLDGTYTLSVPPGTFTITETREGYSAPKPVSVSVTAGQNLNGINFEMSPNAGVISGSVKSSGEAVVGVLVTAKSGNDSVSTTTSSLGEYSLSLTPGTWQITASKTGFISSSNSFTIGPGQRSTGNVFTIVSNTAVIRGTVSDGTTTLRNAPVRITETSNLANIFSTVSKDDGTYAMTVPAQVGYTVSVSQNGYATKTQVTSVLSAGTTELLQFVLSANPASITGVIQDNLSKPLYPAKAYLQNTNGVVLDSANTDNNGKYTIGSSAGSYTIRSSRVGYRSDSIPVSISVGQILSNINLKLTENFAVLTGTVTSAGSPLSGVLVNISSVSGGSTVTTGSDGSFIIPQLLGGVYTIRCTKNGYSDSVLTSFLLADGQSRNISLSLTLLDGKITGVIKSKTGQTVPSASVSVKSVSKLFNAVSDANGSYAISSVPLGKYFISAIKSGYSSTTVDSLEITSASLQGVSTISDFSFNLLRIKGNVKDSLTGSVINDAAIAISGPLGSGSAVANSQGEFTAENLSPGPTTYSVTISKTGYTSLTQSVSPTSADTLITINALLSANIGKITGTVKDGNGNPLPFSVSLKATSSASTFTTISDANGIFSFDNVANGTTYTVATDIFKSGYDNVNTVIPFPPKQSALTGIALVVEPKTAELKGNAGVADASLELTEASGKIAPRIANSTTDFSYSFKFLPQGSYLIKVKKEGFTFTPSSSSVTLTTGQIASTTFSAIADTSSILINVVDHLNVQAPGVTVSCVSADTSIVRIGTTNAGGNVLFSKLPASRTYIIRTSKSGYSSSPLQASVVLQANVLGNSNFIVTPNSASFHGFVARATSLTLIANVQISARRLSTGEQFSTVTSDLGKYSFSQMAADSFVVIASKQGYTADTTLLKVESGSNITILDTLKLIPSTVNAEGFVRYEGKGIGDVSVTATSSSTVSTKTDANGRFSLSELPVRTSDDTTIFQLKFEKTGITTRYTKLIVPRSQLGQTLTVSDIIVPSGKIKLIISDGKEALSGVKVVYTEPNSSPVESYTPSNGIFETAKVLEAGEYRFAFIKENLLSPNDRSVKQVLVSDTSVIEEKIELPYFMVPLSSMAASESTAISVRAKKKMGNPIASLYYKRKSQAGFTKITMSVVGDSAFTGYIPPLLSTELVSYYTEVKLDSLTYFTSEQKEVAPIAKGILSFMDFEPSLSGATLRLNDTYSMRIIVRDGANAAMGKSLSDTTRGKISWNVSDTNAVTIKQKDTLTTITTLKVGTFTITVNTTVDNIALSKSFVIVVKEIVLKEITIGGTPAGNELNNRSRGIQLTIGSNDTSGKFINIGNNISWTLFPQKAGTLDSAGFLTIDSTLIGKITVTALDKLSKLQHIIRLNIIATIDSTRSFYLTDKNGMEIEIPQRAVLSPIDLLIEDASFGPAKKHVYIRSSGKNFVAAPNLYFFNYKGGALNGDTLTKPATFRTAIHSSLKLFDGEKIIGLYDPTTVEWKMLPASAAEMTLPKGSDYVSEMSVPALQTTMLTQLKAQYTVLAQNLPLGLKYSAVLPSPFSPEIAPVKIGYLLTTTDQHALVSISIYNIRGELVRTLFESEAQYPGRYGSRSSNRPISWDGKTNDGSLARNGRYIIQIRAKDSTGEKVELLQVVLIK encoded by the coding sequence ATGGCCAAAATAATCAACACACGCCTGATCATGTGCACAATGTTGTTCCTGCTTTTTGGGAACAATGCAGTGTTATCTCAATCTTCGATTGTCCTGTTCCCTACGCAAGATGAAATCCAAAAAGTACGACTATTTTTTGGAACAAATAAAAATATCGTCTTCTCTTGGTCTGCCCCTTCCGCAAATCTCCGGTTAAAAATCGGATCGCTTTCAGGATATTACAATATAAAATCATTATCAGTTAAGGGCGTTTCGCAAAATATACGACCTGATTCCATATCCCTTCCTATTGGAAGATATTATGCTATCGTAACTAATTCAGACAGCTCCACTCTTTCCGGAATTCAATCGCAAAATGTCAGCAACAGTGCAATAGTATATTCCAATCAAGTGGAATTTATTGTTGAATCGCAGACCCCGCCATCGTCACTTGGTCCGATAGGGAATGAGACAAGTAATACACCACTTTTTCAGTGGACCTCCGTTCCGGGAGTACCGGCCTATATGGTTTTGCTTTCCAAAACACCGTTTCAAGTAACACGCGATCCGGCGACAAATGAATTAAGTGTTGTTGGTGCGAGTCTTGTCTGGCGGTATATTACAACAAACACCTCATCAATTTATGGTTCCACAAACACTTCCTCACGATTTGTCAACATCGTTCCGGCTCCGCTTATTCCTGGAAACGAATACAACTATACGATTCTTAACGTGTATGATCCGGAAAATCCTGCGTATGCAAGCGATGTATTTGGCGGAGTAGTTTCCTTTAAATATGTGGGTGTACAATCCATCTCGCCACCATTATTGCGTGAACCGGTTGATAATGCAGTGTTAGAGAACCTCGACTTATTGACGTTCCGATGGGATCCGGTTGCAAACGCGAATGTGTACACTGTTTATTTATTTAAAAGAACAGTATCCACAAGCGGCGCAAAGCAGGAAATTGATGTGCCGTTCTCAAATGTTGCGGTTTCATCGAATGCACTCGTCGATTTTCCGGCAAAGCTCAATCTGACGGATGGTAAATATGTGTGGTATGTTTCCGCAAGCGATGCGAATGGAAACGGAAATGCCAGTAAAACGTTTGCCTTTAATTATTCTGTGGATATGGGTGTTGTCCGCTTCGAAGCATTGACGACGGAATCTTCCACCAACAATAATCTTGTTGGTTACGAAGTGCGGGCGAAAGCCATTAATGGAGGAGTAACTCCAGGAAATGCTTTCGTTACCGTGAACGATCGGTATATGGTTGACAGTCTTGTAACAGGAACATATCAGATTACCTGCGTAAAACAAGGATATGTGGATACGACGATAGTTGTTGCTATAACGAATAATGGTACGACGAGTTCACCAATCAGTCTTTCATTTCAAATGCGTCCGTATCCTTCTACAATCTCCGGAACAGTTACAGATCAGTCGGGGAAAAGCATTGGCGCAGCTAATGTGAAGTTGATTAATCAGCTGACCAATGCTGAAAAAAATATAGTTTCATCAAGCAATGGGCAATTCAGTATCAGTACGGAAAATGGAACATATGCATTACAGGCATCCAAAGCAGGTTTTCTTGCTTCCACAAAAACTTCTGTAACGGTATCACGAGGTGAGCAAAAAGTACTGACAACTCCATTAGCGATGACGCTCGATCAGGCAACAGCAAACGGAACAGTTGTCAACGACATTGGGGCTGCCATCACGCTGGCGACAGTAACAGCAACGCAGGGTAGCTCGTCAATTGTAACAACCACAAATGCTGCCGGCACATATTCGCTCACATTGACGTCGGGAGCCTGGTCAATTGCCGCAAGTAAAGATGGATTTGTTGTGCCCGCACCGAAACAACTACAACTTTCGGCAAACCAAACCCAGCAAGTAGAAAATATTGTCCTGCTTCCTAATGCAAATACCATCAATGGAAGCGTGTATGAATTGATCACGCAGAACGATCAAACGGGTAGTGCTCCATTGGAAAACACCGTTGTTTCTGCAACACCTTCGGTCGGTACGATTGTAACGGCAGTAACAAATTCGCAGGGACAATTTTCCTTAAGTCTTAAACAAGGATCATATCGAATTGTAGCGACTCGAACGTCGTATACGATAGCATCAGGCACATTGCAACAATATGATATTACTGTCGGTGTCGGTCAAACAGTAACGGGTATCAATTTTTCGATGCGTGCAAATCCGTCATCCATATCTGGTATTGTTTCTTTTCCTGACGGTACACCTATCAGCGGTGCGCAGACTTCCATTGCTAATGTGGCAACGGTACTTTCAAAGTTAGATGGGACATATACATTAAGTGTCCCTCCCGGAACATTTACTATTACCGAAACCCGGGAAGGTTACAGTGCGCCGAAACCGGTGTCGGTTTCCGTTACGGCGGGACAGAATTTAAACGGTATAAATTTTGAAATGAGTCCTAATGCCGGTGTTATTTCCGGATCAGTTAAAAGTTCCGGTGAGGCGGTCGTAGGTGTTCTTGTCACGGCAAAATCAGGAAATGATTCGGTGAGTACTACGACAAGTTCGTTAGGGGAGTATTCTCTAAGTCTAACTCCGGGAACGTGGCAGATTACTGCATCGAAAACAGGATTTATCTCTTCGTCTAATTCCTTTACGATCGGTCCCGGACAACGAAGTACAGGAAATGTTTTTACGATTGTTTCGAATACTGCTGTGATTCGAGGGACGGTGAGTGATGGAACAACAACATTACGTAATGCACCAGTACGAATCACAGAAACAAGTAATCTTGCTAATATTTTTTCTACCGTTAGTAAGGATGATGGAACGTATGCCATGACTGTACCTGCGCAGGTTGGTTATACAGTATCGGTTTCCCAAAATGGTTATGCTACAAAAACTCAAGTCACGTCTGTATTGAGTGCAGGAACTACAGAATTATTACAATTTGTTCTTTCAGCAAATCCAGCATCAATTACCGGTGTTATTCAGGATAATTTATCGAAACCGCTCTATCCTGCTAAAGCATATCTTCAGAACACCAACGGTGTCGTTCTCGACAGTGCAAATACCGATAATAACGGAAAGTATACTATTGGCAGTTCAGCTGGTAGTTACACTATTCGTTCGTCACGTGTTGGTTACCGATCAGACAGTATTCCCGTTTCAATCAGTGTGGGTCAAATTCTTTCCAACATTAATTTAAAGTTGACGGAAAATTTTGCGGTGCTCACCGGCACTGTCACGTCGGCAGGTTCACCGTTATCAGGCGTACTTGTAAATATTTCAAGTGTTAGTGGAGGTAGTACGGTGACTACCGGAAGCGACGGAAGTTTTATCATTCCGCAATTGCTTGGAGGAGTGTATACCATTCGCTGTACAAAGAACGGTTATTCGGATTCTGTTCTTACATCTTTTCTGCTTGCGGATGGTCAATCACGGAATATTTCACTCTCGCTAACATTGTTGGACGGAAAAATTACCGGGGTCATAAAATCAAAAACAGGTCAAACTGTTCCTTCGGCATCCGTATCGGTGAAGAGTGTAAGCAAATTATTTAATGCAGTATCCGATGCAAATGGAAGTTATGCTATTTCATCCGTCCCACTCGGGAAATATTTTATCTCAGCGATAAAAAGCGGTTATTCCAGCACAACCGTAGACAGCCTTGAAATAACATCAGCTTCACTTCAAGGAGTCTCAACGATCAGTGATTTTTCGTTCAATCTTTTACGGATTAAAGGAAATGTTAAAGATTCTCTTACCGGTTCGGTTATTAATGATGCTGCAATAGCTATCTCTGGTCCGCTCGGTTCAGGCTCTGCTGTTGCTAATTCTCAAGGAGAATTTACGGCGGAAAATCTCTCCCCTGGACCAACGACATATTCCGTAACAATTTCAAAAACAGGATATACTTCGTTGACGCAATCAGTATCTCCAACTTCCGCGGACACTCTCATCACGATTAACGCGCTTCTTTCAGCGAATATCGGGAAAATTACTGGAACGGTGAAAGATGGAAATGGAAATCCTTTGCCATTTTCTGTTTCGTTAAAGGCTACATCAAGTGCGTCTACCTTTACAACAATTTCAGATGCGAACGGAATATTTTCTTTCGATAATGTAGCAAATGGAACAACATATACCGTTGCAACCGATATATTTAAATCGGGATATGATAATGTTAATACAGTCATTCCATTCCCACCAAAACAATCTGCATTAACAGGTATTGCATTGGTGGTTGAACCTAAGACAGCGGAATTAAAAGGGAACGCCGGCGTGGCAGATGCGAGCTTGGAATTGACAGAAGCATCAGGAAAAATTGCCCCTCGTATTGCAAACTCTACTACTGATTTCAGTTATTCTTTCAAATTTCTTCCCCAGGGGAGTTATTTGATTAAGGTCAAAAAAGAAGGATTCACGTTTACACCTTCATCATCTTCGGTAACTCTTACCACTGGACAAATCGCTTCAACAACATTCTCTGCTATTGCAGATACGTCATCTATTCTTATTAACGTTGTTGATCATCTGAATGTCCAAGCTCCGGGAGTGACCGTTTCATGTGTCAGTGCTGATACAAGTATCGTACGTATTGGAACAACGAACGCCGGCGGAAATGTCCTCTTTTCAAAACTGCCTGCCAGCAGAACGTATATTATTCGAACGTCGAAATCCGGTTACTCATCTTCACCATTGCAGGCATCCGTTGTGTTACAGGCGAATGTTTTAGGTAATTCGAATTTTATTGTCACTCCCAATTCGGCGTCTTTTCATGGTTTTGTTGCACGAGCAACTTCGTTAACACTGATTGCGAATGTTCAGATTTCTGCACGAAGACTTTCCACAGGAGAACAATTTTCCACAGTAACTTCCGATCTGGGAAAATATTCTTTTTCGCAAATGGCAGCGGATTCATTTGTAGTAATTGCGTCAAAACAAGGGTATACCGCAGATACCACATTATTGAAGGTTGAAAGTGGATCGAACATTACCATTCTCGATACTTTAAAACTCATCCCCTCAACTGTCAACGCAGAAGGATTTGTTCGGTACGAAGGGAAAGGGATCGGCGATGTATCCGTGACAGCAACATCATCGAGTACTGTTTCCACAAAAACGGATGCAAACGGGCGATTTTCATTATCAGAATTGCCTGTCCGTACTTCTGACGATACCACGATTTTTCAATTAAAATTTGAAAAGACCGGAATAACAACTCGATACACGAAATTGATTGTTCCTCGATCCCAATTGGGTCAAACACTGACAGTTTCCGACATTATTGTTCCTAGTGGAAAGATTAAACTCATTATTTCTGATGGCAAAGAAGCGCTGTCAGGTGTGAAAGTTGTTTATACAGAACCGAATAGCTCGCCGGTGGAATCCTATACTCCGTCGAATGGAATTTTTGAGACAGCTAAAGTATTAGAGGCAGGAGAGTATCGTTTTGCATTTATCAAAGAGAATTTACTCTCCCCGAATGATCGATCGGTGAAACAGGTGCTAGTATCTGATACGTCGGTCATTGAAGAGAAGATTGAGTTGCCCTATTTTATGGTGCCGCTGTCAAGTATGGCTGCATCCGAAAGTACGGCAATAAGTGTTCGTGCAAAGAAGAAAATGGGAAATCCCATCGCATCACTCTATTATAAACGAAAATCACAAGCGGGTTTTACAAAAATCACAATGTCAGTAGTGGGGGATTCGGCATTTACAGGATATATACCACCACTACTATCGACGGAATTGGTTTCCTATTATACCGAAGTGAAATTGGATTCGTTAACCTATTTTACCAGTGAACAGAAAGAGGTTGCGCCGATTGCTAAGGGAATTCTTTCGTTTATGGATTTTGAGCCGAGTCTAAGCGGAGCAACGCTTCGATTGAATGACACATATTCTATGCGAATCATTGTTCGTGATGGTGCAAATGCCGCAATGGGAAAGTCTTTGTCTGATACAACCAGAGGAAAAATATCATGGAATGTTTCCGACACAAATGCTGTCACGATTAAACAAAAAGATACTCTCACCACCATCACCACTTTAAAGGTCGGAACATTTACTATTACCGTCAACACGACGGTGGATAATATTGCGCTTTCGAAAAGTTTTGTTATTGTCGTCAAAGAAATAGTCCTGAAGGAAATCACTATTGGCGGAACTCCGGCCGGTAATGAATTGAACAACCGATCGCGCGGTATTCAGTTGACCATCGGAAGCAATGACACGAGCGGAAAATTTATCAATATCGGCAATAATATTTCGTGGACGCTTTTTCCTCAAAAGGCGGGAACACTGGACAGTGCGGGATTTTTAACGATCGATTCGACATTGATCGGGAAAATTACTGTTACAGCTCTGGATAAATTATCGAAGCTTCAACATATCATCCGACTGAATATCATTGCAACAATTGATTCCACCCGGTCATTTTATCTTACAGATAAGAACGGAATGGAAATAGAGATCCCTCAACGCGCAGTTCTTTCTCCGATTGATCTGTTGATAGAAGATGCCTCATTTGGTCCAGCAAAGAAACATGTCTATATCAGATCCTCCGGAAAAAATTTTGTTGCCGCACCGAATTTATACTTTTTTAACTATAAAGGTGGGGCACTCAATGGGGATACTTTAACAAAACCGGCGACGTTCCGCACAGCGATCCATTCATCGTTGAAATTATTTGACGGAGAGAAAATCATCGGCTTATACGATCCAACAACAGTGGAATGGAAAATGTTGCCGGCATCCGCTGCAGAAATGACATTGCCAAAGGGGAGCGACTATGTAAGTGAAATGTCGGTACCGGCATTACAGACAACCATGTTGACGCAATTAAAAGCTCAGTATACTGTGCTTGCACAGAATCTGCCATTGGGCTTGAAGTATTCAGCAGTACTCCCAAGTCCATTTTCTCCTGAGATAGCTCCGGTGAAAATTGGATATTTGCTTACGACGACCGATCAGCATGCTTTAGTGTCCATTTCAATTTATAATATCCGCGGAGAGTTAGTGAGAACGCTGTTCGAAAGTGAAGCACAATATCCCGGAAGATATGGAAGTAGATCGAGCAATAGACCGATTTCATGGGATGGAAAGACGAATGATGGTTCACTGGCAAGAAATGGGAGATATATTATTCAGATTCGCGCGAAAGACAGTACGGGAGAAAAAGTGGAATTGCTCCAAGTTGTATTGATAAAATAA
- a CDS encoding helix-turn-helix domain-containing protein has translation MNDLLFSTEDLAKMFQVGQTTIKRWADEGKLKCIKTPGGHRKFKPSAVDEFIMHYNYEIVTPLLPFARTSESIRPDAVMVVGETLLNECFINAIKGKNLLIEQTFSSLSSQGKTLPAIFDFLLTPVLQLIQEKHQHRQITPVEFQIGKNTLLTSLIHFADRIPKSEKKEFELHCLTAHDGMNEVELKAVELLLDNMGVTVYNLGTVLTKYTSEDIVNYCKPEDVFIVLSLDHASDEVVHQFNSFVTGVRSYGGNVFTSSFFDKDSTEVVTEQSKKIFSYAEIFNQFSLTTQVA, from the coding sequence ATGAACGATCTACTATTCTCCACAGAAGACCTCGCAAAAATGTTTCAGGTCGGCCAAACCACTATTAAACGATGGGCAGATGAAGGAAAACTGAAGTGTATTAAAACTCCCGGAGGACATCGGAAGTTTAAACCATCTGCAGTTGATGAATTCATTATGCACTATAATTATGAGATAGTTACACCACTGCTTCCGTTTGCAAGAACTTCGGAAAGTATCCGACCGGATGCCGTAATGGTTGTCGGTGAAACACTGTTGAACGAATGTTTCATCAACGCAATCAAAGGAAAAAATCTGCTGATCGAGCAGACTTTTTCTTCTTTATCATCACAAGGAAAGACGCTTCCCGCCATTTTCGATTTTCTTCTCACTCCTGTACTTCAATTAATTCAAGAAAAACATCAACACCGACAAATCACTCCGGTGGAATTTCAGATAGGGAAGAACACGCTTCTCACCTCACTTATTCATTTTGCTGATCGGATTCCGAAATCAGAAAAGAAAGAGTTTGAATTGCATTGCCTTACCGCGCACGATGGAATGAACGAAGTGGAGTTGAAGGCGGTGGAACTTCTGTTGGACAACATGGGAGTAACTGTCTATAACCTTGGGACTGTATTAACAAAATATACATCAGAAGATATAGTGAACTACTGCAAACCTGAAGATGTATTTATAGTCCTTTCGTTAGATCACGCTTCGGACGAGGTGGTTCATCAATTCAATTCATTCGTTACCGGCGTAAGATCGTACGGTGGGAATGTTTTTACGTCGAGCTTTTTTGATAAAGATTCCACAGAAGTAGTAACGGAACAATCCAAAAAAATATTTTCATATGCTGAGATTTTTAATCAGTTCTCGCTTACAACACAAGTAGCATAA